Proteins encoded within one genomic window of Streptomyces profundus:
- a CDS encoding ABC transporter permease, whose product MALLLRDRLATVAALVLLLVGLCAALGPWLLGDLAREQHLHAVNLRPLSTSQGWEFLLGSDALGRSVLARLVVAAGTTMTVAVPAVLLSLVVGSVWGMWAGFHRGWRENVSLRIADVILSFPSLLLAVVVLYVFTPSVANIIVVLAVARIPIYLRTARAESAELRGRLFVDAARTFGTGNWSTIRRHVLPIVLPTLLTVAAVDFCFVMLTESSLSFLGIGIQPPDVSWGLMVAQGRQELQTAWWIAVFPGLAIILTTVSATVLASWARIAGDPAQRWRLTVPRRERRARRVQEVVR is encoded by the coding sequence TTGGCGCTGCTGTTGCGCGACCGGCTGGCGACGGTGGCGGCGCTGGTGCTGCTGCTGGTCGGGCTCTGCGCGGCGCTCGGCCCCTGGCTGTTGGGCGACCTGGCCAGGGAGCAGCATCTGCACGCGGTCAACCTCCGTCCGCTCTCCACCTCCCAGGGCTGGGAGTTCCTGCTGGGCAGCGACGCGCTGGGCCGCAGCGTGCTGGCGCGTCTGGTCGTCGCGGCGGGCACCACCATGACGGTCGCGGTGCCGGCGGTGCTGCTCTCGCTGGTGGTCGGCTCGGTCTGGGGCATGTGGGCCGGCTTCCACCGGGGATGGCGGGAGAACGTCTCACTGCGCATCGCCGATGTGATTCTCAGCTTCCCCTCGCTGCTGCTGGCCGTGGTGGTGCTGTATGTCTTCACGCCAAGCGTCGCCAACATCATCGTGGTGCTGGCCGTGGCCCGCATCCCGATCTATCTGCGGACCGCCCGCGCCGAGTCCGCCGAGCTGCGCGGCCGGCTCTTCGTGGACGCGGCCCGCACCTTCGGCACCGGGAACTGGTCCACCATCCGCCGCCATGTGCTGCCGATCGTGCTGCCCACGCTGCTGACGGTGGCGGCGGTGGACTTCTGCTTCGTGATGCTCACCGAGTCCTCGCTGAGCTTCCTCGGCATCGGCATCCAACCGCCGGACGTGTCCTGGGGGTTGATGGTGGCGCAGGGGCGGCAGGAGTTGCAGACGGCCTGGTGGATCGCGGTCTTCCCCGGGCTGGCGATCATCCTGACCACCGTCTCGGCGACGGTCCTCGCCTCCTGGGCGCGGATCGCCGGCGACCCGGCCCAGCGCTGGCGGCTCACCGTGCCCCGACGCGAACGGCGCGCACGGCGCGTCCAGGAGGTAGTCCGATGA
- a CDS encoding DUF6531 domain-containing protein, whose translation MTGPTDEGAPCVPPPPSIEPNVLPPHLRFAPVDPFGPFDPATATTATTAGALLPAQDPPPWPRYALRTAPSGLDPVRGRPRLEAEDVRLPGVLPLVLARRHHGRTRAGRAFGAVWASTLDQRLLLRESSVLLVAEDGRLLTYPSPRPGSGRPVLPFHGPHWPLTWDGAPGGPITVRRADTGHTLRFRPLPCGPGAELPLTSLADGRGNHLALRHDAFGRPVEIVHSAGYRLGIDNGEGGRVAAVRLLNAPDAPALLRCRYDEEGNLTEAENAAGAVESYAYDQSRRMVRYTDRAGDTFRYGYDGNGRVRAVEGPGGLLSRTVSYAGRRTTVTDALGHVWTFERNTRGHLVAETDPLGNTTRYVRDREGRPRTVTDPLERATAYRHDRLGNRVESHFPDDTRATTRYDPRGRPLAHIAEDGGTTLLTWDGQGRLESVTSPVGRVTRLGHHAGGGLATLTDPLGAVWRYACDRAGLPTAVTDPAGETTRLERDHLGAVVRIISPQGERLCLERDALGQITALRHPSGAVERWTRDAGGRPLTHTDAAGRTTRWERGPLGLCLAVCHPDGRVVRYRHDREGRPTRITDPTGRDWEYVHDAAGRLVEAADLGDRPIRLRHDAAGQCVGWTNGAAQRLSLRFDARGRLVERRTELDRELFHYDPVGRLIGAESTETTLARTLDGSGSVLAETVNGRTVSMRYDAAGRRTARRTPSGTETTWAYDAVGRVVALRVDQHAVALELDASGRESGRAIGGSGALRQSWGPAGRLAGQTLLSGSSRRHRTWEYGVDGRLWRTTDEVAGTVEFARDPAGRPVLVRDRTGPHPYSYDALGQLTGDGRKFEGPLLVVDTEGVSYRHDARGRVVAAPRKLPSGSVGSCLYTWDALDRLTDVVMPDGRHWHYVHDPLGRRVAKQLLDGFGEVEERVLLDWEDALPAEQTYPDGTVTSWHWVPGDHRRPLAQTGRFGSSSPVFHGIVTDPDGSPTELVDARGDIAWRRRATPFGAPTGLGSDTAHCPLGFAGQLYDEETGLFYDFHRGHRPYDPTNARYLAPLPHPTHPFTGEAAPSP comes from the coding sequence ATGACCGGGCCCACCGACGAGGGGGCGCCGTGCGTGCCACCGCCGCCGTCCATCGAGCCGAACGTGCTGCCGCCCCATCTCAGGTTCGCCCCCGTCGACCCGTTCGGCCCCTTCGACCCCGCCACCGCCACCACCGCCACCACCGCCGGCGCTCTCCTGCCCGCGCAGGACCCGCCGCCGTGGCCCCGCTACGCCCTGCGCACCGCGCCCAGCGGCCTCGATCCCGTGCGGGGGCGGCCGAGGCTGGAGGCGGAGGACGTCCGGCTGCCGGGGGTGCTGCCGCTGGTGCTGGCGCGTCGGCACCACGGCCGGACGCGGGCCGGCCGGGCGTTCGGCGCGGTCTGGGCGTCCACGCTCGACCAACGGCTGTTGCTGCGCGAGTCGTCGGTGCTGCTCGTCGCCGAGGACGGCCGGCTGCTGACCTATCCCTCGCCCCGGCCGGGCTCCGGCCGGCCCGTGCTGCCGTTCCATGGCCCGCACTGGCCCCTGACCTGGGACGGGGCTCCCGGCGGCCCGATCACGGTCCGGCGTGCCGACACCGGCCACACGTTGCGCTTCCGGCCGCTGCCCTGCGGCCCCGGCGCCGAGCTGCCGCTGACCTCGCTCGCCGACGGCCGGGGGAACCATCTGGCGCTGCGGCACGACGCCTTCGGCCGTCCCGTGGAGATCGTGCACAGCGCGGGGTACCGCCTGGGGATCGACAACGGCGAAGGGGGGCGGGTGGCAGCGGTGCGGCTGCTCAACGCCCCGGACGCCCCCGCGCTGTTGCGGTGTCGCTATGACGAGGAGGGCAACCTGACGGAGGCCGAGAACGCGGCGGGAGCCGTCGAAAGCTACGCCTACGACCAGTCGCGACGCATGGTGCGGTACACCGACCGCGCGGGGGACACGTTCCGGTACGGCTATGACGGCAACGGGCGGGTGCGCGCGGTTGAAGGGCCCGGGGGTCTGCTGTCCCGCACGGTCTCCTACGCGGGGCGGCGCACCACGGTCACCGACGCGCTGGGGCACGTCTGGACGTTCGAGCGGAACACCCGTGGCCATCTCGTGGCGGAAACCGACCCGTTGGGGAACACCACCCGGTATGTCCGGGACCGCGAGGGCCGGCCGCGCACCGTGACCGACCCGTTGGAGCGGGCCACCGCCTACCGGCACGACCGGTTGGGGAACAGGGTGGAGAGCCACTTCCCCGACGACACCCGCGCCACCACCCGGTACGACCCGCGCGGCCGGCCGCTCGCCCATATCGCCGAGGACGGGGGTACCACCCTGTTGACCTGGGACGGTCAGGGCCGGCTCGAAAGCGTCACCTCGCCGGTCGGGCGGGTCACCCGTCTCGGCCACCACGCCGGCGGCGGCCTGGCCACGCTGACCGATCCGCTGGGCGCGGTGTGGCGCTACGCCTGCGACCGGGCCGGACTGCCCACGGCGGTGACCGATCCGGCCGGCGAGACGACCCGGCTGGAGCGTGACCATCTCGGGGCCGTGGTTCGGATCATCAGCCCCCAGGGCGAGCGACTGTGCCTGGAACGCGATGCGTTGGGGCAGATCACCGCCCTGCGGCACCCCTCGGGCGCCGTCGAGCGCTGGACCCGCGACGCCGGGGGCCGCCCCCTGACCCACACCGACGCGGCGGGGCGCACCACCCGTTGGGAACGTGGCCCGCTCGGGCTCTGCCTGGCCGTGTGCCACCCGGACGGGCGCGTCGTGCGCTACCGCCACGACCGGGAGGGGCGCCCGACGCGGATCACCGACCCGACCGGCCGCGACTGGGAGTACGTCCACGACGCGGCCGGCCGGCTGGTCGAGGCGGCCGACCTGGGCGACCGGCCGATCCGGTTGCGGCACGACGCGGCCGGCCAGTGCGTCGGCTGGACCAATGGCGCGGCGCAGCGGCTCTCCCTGCGCTTCGACGCGCGCGGTCGACTCGTGGAGCGCCGCACCGAGTTGGACCGGGAGCTGTTCCACTACGATCCCGTCGGCCGGCTGATCGGGGCGGAGAGCACCGAGACCACCCTCGCCCGCACCCTCGACGGCTCGGGTTCGGTGCTCGCCGAGACGGTCAACGGCCGTACCGTCAGCATGCGTTATGACGCGGCCGGGCGCCGCACCGCGCGGCGCACCCCCTCCGGCACCGAGACGACCTGGGCCTATGACGCGGTGGGCCGCGTGGTGGCGCTGCGGGTGGACCAACACGCCGTCGCGCTGGAACTCGACGCCTCCGGGCGCGAGTCGGGCCGCGCCATCGGCGGCTCCGGCGCGCTGCGGCAGAGTTGGGGCCCGGCCGGCCGGCTGGCCGGCCAGACCCTGCTCTCCGGCTCCTCGCGCCGCCACCGCACCTGGGAGTACGGGGTGGACGGCCGGCTGTGGCGGACGACGGACGAGGTGGCGGGGACGGTGGAGTTCGCACGCGATCCGGCCGGCCGCCCGGTGCTGGTGCGCGACCGGACGGGCCCGCACCCCTACTCCTATGACGCGCTGGGGCAACTGACGGGTGACGGGCGGAAGTTCGAGGGGCCGCTGCTGGTCGTCGACACCGAGGGGGTGTCCTATCGGCATGACGCGAGGGGCCGGGTGGTCGCCGCGCCCCGCAAGCTGCCGTCGGGATCGGTGGGCAGCTGCCTCTACACCTGGGACGCCCTGGACCGGCTGACCGATGTGGTGATGCCGGACGGCCGGCACTGGCACTATGTGCACGACCCGCTGGGCCGGCGGGTGGCCAAGCAGCTCCTCGACGGATTCGGCGAGGTCGAGGAGCGCGTCCTGCTGGACTGGGAGGACGCGCTGCCGGCCGAACAGACCTATCCGGACGGGACGGTGACCAGCTGGCACTGGGTGCCGGGCGACCATCGGCGTCCGCTGGCCCAGACCGGGCGCTTCGGCTCGTCCTCCCCCGTCTTCCACGGCATCGTGACCGATCCGGACGGCTCCCCCACCGAACTCGTCGACGCCAGGGGCGACATCGCCTGGCGCCGCCGCGCGACCCCGTTCGGCGCCCCCACCGGGCTCGGCTCGGACACCGCGCACTGTCCGCTGGGCTTCGCCGGCCAGCTCTATGACGAGGAGACCGGCCTCTTCTACGACTTCCACCGGGGCCACCGCCCCTACGACCCCACCAACGCCCGCTATCTCGCCCCGCTCCCGCACCCCACCCATCCGTTCACCGGGGAGGCCGCGCCGAGTCCATGA
- a CDS encoding RDD family protein, giving the protein MRTAGAAGAADAMGHGADAPGHGAVGPGFGAVGPGFGGQPPALARASGWRRGLAWVVDFSLVITLAVLLGFLTFNRVSAMLTDAPGLAETGVWKVVTSGGDLAGAGQALGESLWNRSLRAVQQGFALLVLGTFLYQFLALAFTGTTLGKALLGLRVVPATADGAAADGAAAPSRPARRSAAVRAGVTSIADVGLLALACCLLVGGAFLLAGFVVVLAVVAFLANGIPAALGARRSLADRLAGTAVSGGLMRATAQRTAHLTAHYTAQGGRAARQAAQRVAESERAQAAMAHGRRLIPRGRRERAPLDGANAGAAPDGPGPPE; this is encoded by the coding sequence ATGCGAACAGCGGGGGCGGCGGGGGCCGCCGATGCGATGGGGCACGGCGCCGATGCGCCGGGACACGGCGCCGTAGGGCCGGGGTTCGGCGCCGTAGGGCCGGGGTTCGGCGGCCAGCCGCCGGCGCTGGCGCGGGCGTCGGGCTGGCGGCGCGGATTGGCCTGGGTGGTGGACTTCTCCCTGGTGATCACGCTCGCGGTGCTGCTCGGCTTCCTCACGTTCAACCGCGTCAGCGCGATGCTGACGGACGCGCCGGGGCTGGCCGAGACGGGGGTGTGGAAGGTCGTCACCTCGGGCGGCGATCTGGCCGGCGCCGGCCAGGCGTTGGGCGAGTCGCTCTGGAACCGCTCGCTGCGCGCGGTCCAACAGGGCTTCGCGCTGCTGGTGCTCGGCACGTTCCTCTACCAGTTCCTGGCGCTGGCGTTCACCGGCACCACGCTGGGCAAGGCGCTCCTCGGGCTGCGGGTGGTGCCGGCCACGGCTGACGGGGCGGCGGCTGACGGGGCCGCGGCGCCCAGCCGGCCGGCGCGGCGCTCGGCCGCCGTGCGGGCGGGGGTGACGTCGATCGCCGATGTGGGCCTGCTGGCCCTGGCCTGCTGCCTGTTGGTGGGGGGCGCGTTCCTCCTGGCGGGGTTCGTGGTGGTGCTGGCGGTGGTGGCCTTCCTGGCCAACGGGATACCGGCGGCGCTGGGCGCGCGGCGCTCCCTGGCGGACCGGCTGGCCGGCACGGCGGTGAGCGGCGGGCTGATGCGGGCCACCGCGCAGCGCACGGCACATCTCACCGCGCACTACACGGCGCAGGGCGGGCGGGCCGCCCGGCAGGCGGCCCAGCGGGTCGCGGAGTCCGAGCGCGCCCAGGCCGCCATGGCGCACGGCCGGCGCCTGATACCGAGGGGCCGTCGCGAGCGGGCCCCGCTGGACGGCGCGAACGCCGGCGCGGCCCCCGACGGCCCCGGCCCACCCGAGTAG
- a CDS encoding DUF1330 domain-containing protein, protein MPAYVIAHLREAAPHAEIAAYMERITATFEPHGGRFLVHATQHEVLEGGWPGHVVMIGFPGLAEARAWWDSPAYREIAPLRSRHIEGDIILVDGVPEGYDPAGTARAIRAELPED, encoded by the coding sequence GTGCCCGCGTATGTCATCGCCCACCTGCGGGAGGCCGCCCCCCACGCGGAGATCGCCGCCTACATGGAGCGCATCACCGCGACCTTCGAGCCGCACGGCGGCCGGTTCCTCGTGCACGCCACCCAGCACGAGGTGCTGGAGGGCGGTTGGCCCGGCCATGTCGTCATGATCGGCTTCCCCGGCCTCGCCGAGGCGCGCGCCTGGTGGGACTCGCCGGCGTACCGGGAGATCGCCCCGCTGCGCTCGCGGCATATCGAGGGCGACATCATCCTCGTCGACGGTGTCCCCGAGGGATACGACCCGGCCGGCACCGCGCGGGCGATACGCGCCGAACTCCCGGAGGACTGA
- a CDS encoding ABC transporter ATP-binding protein, producing the protein MNAENAENAENAGRTQQAAAAGAVALAVSGLSVQVRTPEGPLPVVREVGFTAHSGETLALLGESGCGKSMTAMAVAGLLDPVAEVTGGRVELAGRDVLSLGARERRALAGPGLAVVFQDALTALNPVYTVGDQLAEPFRIHQRMSRRAAREKAIELMERVGVPEPRARARAYPHQFSGGLRQRLLIAMAVALRPTVLLADEPTTALDVTVQAQIMELLAELRRETDMALVLITHDLAVVKEQAERVAVMYAGAVVESGPTAEVFAAPRHPYTRGLLDSVPAGHPRGSRLRSIEGAPPRPTSVPTGCAFRDRCPLARERCATETPTLTITGPGRTSACHFAEELADA; encoded by the coding sequence ATGAACGCCGAGAACGCTGAGAACGCCGAGAACGCTGGGAGAACACAGCAGGCCGCCGCCGCTGGGGCCGTGGCGCTGGCCGTGTCCGGGCTCTCCGTCCAGGTCCGCACGCCGGAGGGGCCGCTGCCCGTGGTGCGCGAGGTGGGCTTCACCGCCCACTCGGGCGAGACGCTGGCGCTGCTCGGCGAGTCGGGGTGCGGCAAGTCCATGACCGCGATGGCCGTCGCCGGGCTGCTCGACCCGGTGGCCGAGGTGACCGGCGGCCGGGTCGAACTCGCCGGCCGCGACGTGCTGTCGCTGGGCGCGCGGGAGCGCCGGGCCCTGGCCGGCCCGGGGCTGGCCGTGGTCTTCCAGGACGCGCTCACCGCGCTCAACCCCGTCTACACCGTGGGCGATCAGCTCGCCGAGCCGTTCCGCATCCACCAGCGGATGTCCAGGCGCGCCGCGCGGGAGAAGGCGATCGAGCTGATGGAGCGGGTGGGCGTCCCCGAGCCGCGCGCGCGGGCCCGTGCCTATCCGCACCAGTTCTCCGGCGGCCTGCGCCAGCGGCTGCTGATCGCCATGGCGGTGGCGCTGCGCCCCACCGTGCTGCTCGCCGACGAGCCGACCACCGCGCTGGATGTCACCGTGCAGGCGCAGATCATGGAACTGCTCGCCGAACTACGGCGGGAGACCGATATGGCGCTGGTTCTGATCACCCATGACCTGGCGGTGGTCAAGGAACAGGCGGAGCGGGTCGCGGTGATGTACGCGGGCGCCGTGGTCGAGTCCGGGCCGACGGCCGAGGTGTTCGCCGCGCCCCGACACCCCTACACCCGTGGCCTGCTGGACTCCGTGCCGGCCGGTCATCCGCGCGGCAGCCGACTGCGGTCGATCGAGGGCGCGCCGCCGAGGCCGACCTCGGTGCCGACCGGGTGCGCGTTCCGCGACCGCTGCCCGCTGGCCAGGGAGCGGTGCGCCACCGAGACACCGACGTTGACGATCACCGGGCCGGGACGGACGTCGGCCTGTCACTTCGCGGAGGAGCTGGCCGATGCCTGA
- a CDS encoding ABC transporter ATP-binding protein gives MPETADTPLLEARGLRKSFRVPRAASGGNRLHALGGVDLAVRRGQTLGLVGESGCGKSTLARVLLMLERPDAGTVRFDGVDPFALRGRELLAWRRRVQMVFQDPFASLNPRLNAGDLISEPWLSHRDLVPRARRPARVAELLEMVGLRASDAARYPQEFSGGQRQRVGIARALALNPDLVVCDEPVSALDLSVQAQVLNLLTDLQAELGIAYVFISHDLSVVRHVADEVAVMYLGRVVESGSAEEVFERPRHPYTASLLSAAPSLTETGGERIVLRGEVPSPVDPPSGCHFRTRCWKAEADCAAVTPVPEPADSAHRAACLHPVELTAAPG, from the coding sequence ATGCCTGAGACCGCCGATACACCGCTGTTGGAGGCCAGGGGCCTGCGGAAGAGCTTCCGGGTGCCGCGCGCCGCCTCGGGCGGCAACCGGTTGCACGCGCTGGGCGGCGTCGACCTCGCCGTGCGGCGCGGCCAGACGCTGGGCCTGGTCGGCGAGTCGGGCTGCGGCAAGTCGACGCTGGCCCGGGTGCTGCTGATGCTGGAACGCCCCGACGCCGGCACCGTCCGGTTCGACGGCGTGGACCCGTTCGCGCTGCGTGGCCGGGAGCTGCTGGCCTGGCGGCGCCGGGTGCAGATGGTGTTCCAGGATCCCTTCGCCTCCCTCAATCCCCGGTTGAACGCCGGTGATCTGATCAGCGAGCCCTGGCTCAGCCACCGGGATCTGGTGCCCCGCGCCCGGCGGCCGGCACGGGTCGCCGAGCTGCTGGAGATGGTGGGGCTGCGCGCGAGCGACGCCGCGCGGTACCCGCAGGAGTTCTCCGGCGGCCAGCGTCAACGCGTCGGCATCGCCCGCGCGTTGGCGCTCAACCCGGATCTGGTGGTCTGCGACGAGCCGGTCTCGGCGCTGGACCTCTCGGTGCAGGCCCAGGTGTTGAACCTGCTGACCGACCTCCAGGCCGAGTTGGGCATCGCCTATGTCTTCATCTCGCACGATCTGTCGGTGGTGCGGCATGTCGCCGACGAGGTCGCGGTGATGTATCTGGGGCGGGTGGTGGAGTCCGGCTCGGCCGAGGAGGTCTTCGAGCGGCCCCGGCACCCGTACACCGCCTCGCTGCTGTCGGCGGCGCCGAGCCTCACCGAGACCGGCGGCGAACGGATCGTGCTGCGCGGCGAGGTGCCGTCGCCGGTCGACCCGCCGTCCGGCTGCCATTTCCGGACGCGCTGTTGGAAGGCCGAGGCCGACTGCGCCGCCGTGACGCCCGTCCCCGAACCGGCGGACTCGGCGCACCGGGCGGCCTGTCTGCACCCCGTGGAGCTGACCGCCGCGCCGGGGTGA
- a CDS encoding SDR family oxidoreductase produces the protein MSTENDTSVTLITGGGSGIGAAVAGRLLAAGQRVAVLGRGAERLAALERELEAPDGLLTIVGDSSDWPSVREAVASTIDRFGRLDAVVANAGVTSHDTVVDGDPEKWREMVLTNVLGPALLIRAALSALRTSAGRIVLVGSVAGLVNTPGNLYGATKWAMTGLAENARRAVTADGVGVTLIAPGRVETPFWDGLGELPAGRLLSADEVAASVVWALDQPAGVDVNTVTIRPVGQPV, from the coding sequence ATGAGCACGGAGAACGACACGTCGGTGACGCTGATCACCGGGGGCGGCAGCGGCATCGGCGCTGCGGTGGCCGGCCGGCTGCTGGCGGCCGGGCAGCGCGTCGCCGTGCTGGGGCGCGGGGCCGAGCGGCTGGCCGCCCTGGAGCGGGAACTCGAGGCGCCCGACGGGCTGTTGACCATCGTCGGCGACAGCTCCGACTGGCCGTCGGTGCGCGAGGCGGTCGCCTCGACGATCGACCGCTTCGGGCGGCTCGACGCGGTGGTCGCCAACGCGGGGGTCACCAGCCATGACACGGTCGTCGACGGCGACCCGGAAAAGTGGCGGGAAATGGTGCTGACCAATGTGCTGGGGCCTGCGCTGCTGATCCGGGCCGCCCTGTCGGCGCTCCGCACCTCGGCGGGGCGGATCGTGCTGGTCGGCAGCGTCGCCGGCCTGGTCAACACCCCGGGCAACCTCTACGGGGCCACCAAGTGGGCCATGACCGGGCTGGCCGAGAACGCCCGAAGGGCGGTGACGGCGGACGGTGTCGGCGTCACGCTGATCGCGCCCGGCCGCGTCGAGACCCCGTTCTGGGACGGGCTCGGCGAGCTGCCCGCGGGCCGGCTGCTCAGCGCGGACGAGGTCGCCGCCTCCGTGGTCTGGGCCCTTGACCAGCCGGCGGGAGTGGATGTGAACACCGTGACGATCCGGCCGGTGGGACAGCCCGTCTGA
- a CDS encoding ABC transporter permease, with product MLIFLRHRVISSALPLLFVILGVFFLARLTGDPANLYLPLSATPEMREAFSEQHGFNDPLLVQFGDYLAQLVQLDFGESLRTAQPAAEAVLRAFPATLQLAGFTMLFAIIGAVVVGSLAAYRPNSPMDRIASFLSATAASIPDFWFAIMGVLIFAVHLEWLPTSGTVGAGVWVLPIATLLIRPFGVLTQVVRGAMVSALSAPYIKVARSKGASEQRVIFKHALRNAGAPALTVAGDLTVGLINGAVVVETIFGWPGIGKLMIDSILQRDFAVLQAAVLITALTIFALNILIDICYALLDARVRQGELA from the coding sequence ATGCTGATCTTCCTCCGCCATCGCGTCATCTCCAGCGCCCTGCCGCTGCTCTTCGTGATCCTGGGCGTCTTCTTCCTGGCCCGGCTCACCGGTGATCCGGCCAACCTCTATCTGCCGTTGAGCGCCACCCCCGAGATGCGGGAGGCGTTCTCCGAACAGCACGGCTTCAACGATCCGTTGCTCGTCCAGTTCGGCGACTATCTGGCGCAGTTGGTCCAGTTGGACTTCGGTGAGTCCCTGCGCACCGCGCAGCCCGCCGCCGAAGCGGTGCTGCGGGCCTTCCCCGCCACGCTCCAACTCGCGGGCTTCACCATGCTGTTCGCGATCATCGGCGCCGTGGTGGTGGGCAGTCTGGCGGCCTACCGGCCCAACTCGCCGATGGACCGGATCGCCAGCTTCCTCTCGGCGACGGCCGCCAGCATCCCCGACTTCTGGTTCGCGATCATGGGCGTGCTGATCTTCGCCGTCCATCTGGAGTGGCTGCCCACCTCGGGCACGGTCGGCGCCGGCGTGTGGGTGCTGCCCATCGCGACGCTGCTGATCCGCCCGTTCGGCGTGCTCACCCAGGTGGTGCGCGGCGCCATGGTGTCGGCGCTGTCAGCGCCCTACATCAAGGTGGCGCGGAGCAAGGGCGCCAGCGAGCAGCGGGTGATCTTCAAGCACGCGCTGCGCAACGCGGGCGCCCCGGCGCTGACCGTCGCCGGCGATCTGACCGTCGGACTGATCAACGGGGCGGTGGTGGTGGAGACCATCTTTGGCTGGCCCGGCATCGGCAAGCTGATGATCGACTCCATCCTCCAGCGGGACTTCGCGGTGCTCCAGGCGGCCGTGCTGATCACCGCGCTGACGATCTTCGCGCTCAACATCCTCATCGACATCTGCTACGCGCTGCTGGACGCCCGAGTCAGGCAGGGGGAGTTGGCATGA
- a CDS encoding ABC transporter substrate-binding protein — MKSPLRPPLTAGPPGRRRTALLGVGVLLLTGCQVANSGSSAAGADTVRIALPEEPPTLEPCDASLTATGRVTRSNITEPLTERNPGTGELEPKLATEWTQLDATTWHFTLREGVDFHDGTPFTAEAAAFSIDRTVNSDIDCNVAGYVFGDPVGATVVDDTTVEVTTEEEDPILPLRLSFVEIVPTSTDSTRKVREPIGTGPYRIDKWNQGINLRLARNEEYWGEAPAYAAALYSWRAEGSIRAAMVSSGEADIAVGLAPADGAGEFAVEFPNNETSYLRIDATQPPLDDIRVRQAINYAIDKEGLIASVFAGLGQPAAQLVPEGVTGHNPDIPAWPYDPERARELVDEARADGVPVDRTITIIGRNGIYPKAAETVEVAQNGLLEAGLSVEIQMLDVNAWMEYLLRPFPADIGPTLLQAQHGNQAGDAAFTMDQIYGSEGAQSSYGTPALDELIHRAELSSDAERETTFAEALAHQNDEVVRDAVLAHMTGIIALSPEVRYTPDAATNDEMRLAEMRPANGS, encoded by the coding sequence ATGAAGTCCCCTCTCCGCCCACCCCTGACCGCCGGGCCACCGGGCCGGCGCCGCACCGCGCTGCTCGGCGTGGGAGTGCTGCTGCTGACAGGCTGTCAGGTCGCCAACTCCGGCTCGTCGGCCGCCGGCGCCGACACCGTCCGGATCGCGCTGCCCGAGGAGCCGCCCACGCTGGAGCCGTGCGACGCGTCGCTCACCGCGACCGGCCGGGTCACCCGTTCCAACATCACCGAGCCGCTGACCGAGCGGAATCCGGGGACCGGTGAGCTGGAGCCCAAGCTCGCCACCGAGTGGACCCAACTCGACGCCACCACCTGGCACTTCACCCTCCGCGAGGGGGTGGACTTCCATGACGGCACCCCGTTCACCGCCGAGGCCGCCGCGTTCTCGATCGACCGCACCGTCAACTCGGACATCGACTGCAATGTCGCCGGCTATGTCTTCGGGGACCCGGTCGGCGCGACGGTCGTCGACGACACCACCGTCGAGGTCACCACGGAGGAGGAGGACCCGATCCTCCCGCTGCGGCTCTCCTTCGTGGAGATCGTGCCCACCAGCACCGACTCGACCAGGAAGGTGCGCGAGCCGATCGGCACAGGGCCCTACCGGATCGACAAGTGGAACCAGGGAATCAATCTGCGGCTCGCCCGCAACGAGGAGTACTGGGGCGAGGCGCCCGCCTATGCCGCCGCCCTCTACTCCTGGCGCGCCGAGGGCAGCATCAGGGCCGCGATGGTCTCCAGCGGCGAGGCCGATATCGCGGTCGGTCTGGCCCCCGCCGACGGCGCCGGCGAGTTCGCCGTCGAGTTCCCCAACAACGAGACGTCGTATCTGCGGATCGACGCCACCCAGCCGCCGCTCGACGACATCAGGGTCAGACAGGCCATCAACTACGCGATCGACAAGGAGGGCTTGATCGCGTCTGTCTTCGCCGGGCTCGGCCAGCCCGCCGCCCAGCTGGTCCCCGAGGGCGTCACCGGGCACAACCCCGACATCCCCGCCTGGCCTTATGACCCGGAACGCGCACGGGAGTTGGTCGACGAGGCCCGCGCCGACGGCGTCCCGGTGGATCGCACCATCACCATCATCGGCCGCAACGGCATCTACCCCAAGGCCGCCGAGACCGTCGAGGTGGCGCAGAACGGGCTGCTGGAGGCCGGGCTCAGCGTGGAGATCCAGATGCTCGACGTCAACGCCTGGATGGAGTACCTGCTGCGGCCCTTCCCCGCCGATATCGGCCCCACCCTGCTCCAGGCGCAGCACGGCAACCAGGCGGGCGACGCCGCGTTCACCATGGACCAGATCTACGGCAGCGAGGGCGCGCAGAGCAGCTACGGCACGCCCGCGCTCGACGAGCTGATCCACCGGGCCGAGCTCTCCTCGGACGCCGAGCGCGAGACCACGTTCGCCGAGGCCCTCGCCCACCAGAACGACGAGGTGGTCAGGGACGCCGTGTTGGCGCATATGACCGGGATCATCGCGCTCTCGCCCGAGGTGCGCTACACGCCGGACGCCGCGACCAACGACGAGATGCGGCTGGCCGAGATGCGTCCCGCGAACGGGAGTTGA